One window of the Natronomonas marina genome contains the following:
- a CDS encoding class I adenylate-forming enzyme family protein, giving the protein MNLYERFARQVRDRPEAPAIVDPDGEDVAYADLRRRAASVASFLEGRTDPGDRVAVFMLDNPTVVAVALGAWRAGCAFTPVNYRFGPDEVAYVLEDVDPALVVHDSVFASTASEAATAVGLEEALVHGHAGSFDWDAFGPPEDAPDTVTRLDDDPAVVMHTSGTTGDPKGVVQTHRNVGAQVDAGVSTYDVSADDTAVVSVPLFHVGGFHGATLMGLFTGGSVAIHPAWGPVEWARLVEATGATISGLVPAMMVDVLGTDAAREHDTSTLRMCFYGGSPAAESTLEAFASAFEVDELLNYYGQTEAAGLTVAGTPETPRTEGALGETVGSAEARVVDPDSGADAEEGELWLRGDSVMPRYWEAPALTETAFEESDDGRRWFRTGDVVRRESGVLYFVDRLDDIVLSGGEKVAPSRVESVLAEMDGVESAAVFGTPHDRLGEAVTAAVVGADSLTEADIEAFCDDHDGLAGYEKPRRVTLVDSFPRTGSQKIDKESLAEDVEWG; this is encoded by the coding sequence ATGAACCTCTACGAGCGGTTCGCGCGGCAGGTGCGGGACCGGCCCGAGGCGCCGGCCATCGTCGACCCCGACGGGGAGGACGTCGCATACGCCGACCTGCGGCGGCGCGCGGCGTCGGTCGCCTCGTTCCTTGAGGGTCGGACCGACCCCGGCGACCGCGTCGCGGTGTTCATGCTCGACAACCCGACGGTCGTCGCGGTCGCACTGGGCGCCTGGCGGGCCGGCTGTGCGTTCACGCCCGTGAACTACCGGTTCGGCCCCGACGAGGTCGCCTACGTCCTCGAGGACGTCGACCCCGCCCTCGTGGTCCACGACTCGGTCTTTGCGAGCACGGCCTCGGAGGCCGCGACCGCGGTCGGTCTCGAGGAGGCGCTCGTCCACGGTCACGCCGGGTCTTTCGATTGGGACGCGTTCGGTCCGCCCGAGGACGCCCCCGACACGGTCACGCGGCTCGACGACGACCCGGCGGTCGTGATGCACACTTCGGGTACCACGGGGGACCCGAAGGGGGTGGTCCAGACGCACCGCAACGTCGGTGCACAGGTCGACGCCGGCGTCTCGACGTACGACGTCTCGGCAGACGACACGGCTGTCGTCTCGGTTCCCCTGTTCCACGTCGGCGGCTTCCACGGCGCGACGCTGATGGGACTTTTCACCGGCGGGTCGGTCGCCATCCACCCGGCGTGGGGACCGGTCGAGTGGGCGCGGCTGGTGGAGGCCACCGGGGCGACCATCTCCGGGCTGGTCCCGGCCATGATGGTCGACGTCCTCGGCACCGACGCGGCCCGCGAGCACGACACGTCGACGTTGCGGATGTGCTTCTACGGCGGGAGTCCCGCCGCCGAGTCGACCCTCGAGGCGTTCGCATCCGCTTTCGAGGTGGACGAACTGTTGAACTACTACGGACAGACGGAGGCCGCCGGCCTGACCGTCGCGGGGACGCCGGAGACGCCCCGGACGGAGGGGGCCCTCGGCGAGACGGTCGGCAGCGCCGAGGCACGGGTCGTCGACCCCGACTCCGGCGCCGACGCCGAGGAGGGCGAACTGTGGCTGCGGGGCGACAGCGTGATGCCGCGCTACTGGGAGGCGCCGGCGCTGACCGAGACGGCGTTCGAGGAATCCGACGATGGCCGCCGGTGGTTCCGGACCGGCGACGTCGTTCGGCGCGAGTCCGGCGTCCTCTACTTCGTCGACCGACTGGACGACATCGTCCTCTCCGGTGGCGAGAAGGTCGCTCCCTCCCGGGTCGAGAGCGTCCTCGCGGAGATGGACGGCGTCGAGTCGGCGGCGGTGTTCGGCACGCCGCACGACCGGCTGGGGGAGGCGGTGACCGCGGCGGTCGTCGGCGCGGACTCATTGACCGAGGCCGACATCGAGGCGTTCTGCGATGACCACGACGGACTGGCAGGCTACGAGAAGCCACGCCGGGTCACGTTAGTCGACTCGTTCCCGCGGACCGGAAGCCAGAAGATCGACAAGGAATCCCTCGCCGAGGACGTCGAGTGGGGCTGA
- a CDS encoding SDR family oxidoreductase, with the protein MPDDWPETPPSTDIFADDLLAGETALVTGGGTGIGEEMALAFADHGADVAVASRNMDHLEPVAEAIEATGQDACATTVDIREKEEVDAMRDTVLDELGDITVLVNNAGANFLTPLEDLSANGWRAVVGTILDGTAYCTMSVGDHMIENGGGSIISMGATNSVHGGPFHAHSGAGKAGVHNLMQTVASEWAKYGIRANTIAPGIIETEGVAEASGGALPEQILDHVPVDRFGTPGDCVPLAVFLASDASAYVTGSYYPVDGGHLLLPSPY; encoded by the coding sequence ATGCCCGACGACTGGCCCGAGACGCCACCGAGTACCGACATCTTCGCCGACGATCTGCTGGCGGGCGAGACCGCCCTCGTCACCGGGGGCGGCACCGGGATCGGCGAGGAGATGGCGCTGGCCTTTGCGGACCACGGCGCCGACGTCGCCGTCGCCTCCCGCAACATGGACCACCTCGAGCCCGTCGCCGAGGCCATCGAGGCGACGGGACAGGACGCCTGTGCGACGACGGTCGACATCCGCGAGAAAGAGGAGGTGGACGCGATGCGGGACACGGTGCTGGACGAACTCGGCGACATCACGGTCCTCGTGAACAACGCCGGGGCGAACTTCCTGACCCCGCTGGAAGACCTCTCGGCGAACGGGTGGCGGGCCGTCGTCGGAACCATCCTCGACGGCACCGCCTACTGCACGATGAGCGTCGGCGACCACATGATCGAGAACGGCGGCGGGTCGATCATCTCGATGGGAGCGACGAACTCGGTTCACGGCGGCCCGTTTCACGCCCACTCGGGGGCGGGGAAGGCCGGCGTCCACAACCTGATGCAGACCGTCGCAAGCGAGTGGGCCAAGTACGGCATCCGCGCCAACACCATCGCGCCGGGCATCATCGAGACGGAGGGCGTCGCCGAGGCGAGCGGCGGTGCCCTACCCGAGCAGATACTCGACCACGTTCCCGTCGACCGCTTCGGGACGCCGGGGGACTGCGTGCCGCTCGCGGTCTTTCTGGCCTCCGACGCCTCGGCGTACGTCACCGGTTCGTACTACCCGGTCGACGGCGGCCACCTACTCCTTCCCTCGCCGTACTGA
- a CDS encoding MBL fold metallo-hydrolase — translation MEYERHEFTQPLYGGVNVLRIGDTLVDTGHVAPVCRDAVREALDGPLSGVEQVLHTHAHIDHVGGSQTIDALAELPHVVPEGQPEFLYDYASYLRRAREEMTRLLAGFDPDPSTWDTYFPIREYAEDAIDVTRTVGDGDTVEMGDEAFVAVSTPGHADPHLAFHHEPSGTVLSGDLVDPDGRFQYGPLLGDIGNYKDSLRRLRDLDPDRLVPMHGPELSNPRERIDGSLSNAERTEARLLSFLEEREACFAREFVTDELGVGGARTPFLTLVVYEYCRYLEDRGELSVDVTSEGIRLRPLEVE, via the coding sequence ATGGAGTACGAACGGCACGAGTTCACCCAGCCGCTGTACGGCGGGGTCAACGTCCTCCGAATCGGGGACACGCTCGTCGACACCGGTCACGTCGCGCCGGTGTGTCGGGACGCCGTCCGGGAGGCGCTCGACGGTCCGCTCTCGGGCGTCGAGCAGGTCCTGCACACCCACGCGCACATCGACCACGTCGGCGGGTCACAGACAATCGACGCCCTCGCCGAGTTGCCCCACGTCGTCCCGGAGGGCCAACCGGAGTTCCTCTACGACTACGCCTCGTACCTCCGGCGTGCCCGCGAGGAGATGACGCGGCTGCTCGCAGGGTTCGACCCCGACCCCTCGACGTGGGACACATACTTCCCGATTCGGGAGTACGCCGAGGACGCCATCGACGTGACGCGGACCGTCGGCGACGGTGACACCGTCGAGATGGGTGACGAAGCGTTCGTCGCCGTCTCGACGCCGGGGCACGCCGACCCGCACCTGGCCTTTCATCACGAACCCAGCGGGACGGTCCTGTCGGGGGACCTCGTCGACCCCGACGGCCGGTTCCAGTACGGCCCGCTGCTCGGCGATATCGGCAATTACAAGGACTCGCTCCGGCGACTTCGGGACCTCGACCCGGACCGACTCGTGCCGATGCATGGTCCCGAACTGTCGAACCCACGGGAGCGAATCGACGGGTCGCTTTCGAACGCCGAACGGACCGAAGCGCGGTTGCTGTCGTTTCTCGAGGAGCGGGAGGCGTGTTTCGCCCGCGAGTTCGTCACCGACGAACTCGGCGTCGGCGGCGCCCGGACACCGTTCCTGACGCTCGTCGTCTACGAGTACTGTCGGTATCTCGAGGACCGGGGCGAGCTATCGGTCGACGTGACCAGCGAGGGGATACGGTTGCGGCCGCTAGAGGTCGAGTAG
- a CDS encoding acyl-CoA dehydrogenase family protein — protein sequence MVEFGFSEEERAVRRTAREFAENEIAPVARHHEEAGEWPEEVWEKAVDAGLVGGTIPEEYGGAGLSQVETCLFMEEICRVDAGMLAAIGTEFGTRMIREYGTDEQKEWILRGVAEGDLIGALGNTEPDHGSDAASIETTARKEGDEYVIDGVKTFITHGTIADYVLTMCRTGDEGHSGISAIIVETDRDGFEVESEIHKLGWNASETAQLRYDGVRVPEENLVGYEDAGFYQLMEFFEEERVGIAAQALGIAQGCLEETVDYVKQREQFDRELRQFQAVQHKVADMATNVELARRLVYDAAARVDADEKPTKLASMAKLYASEIAEEVASDAIQLHGGNGYTRDYPVERHYRHTKIYQIGEGASEIQRNIIAKELLDL from the coding sequence ATGGTCGAGTTCGGCTTCTCGGAGGAGGAACGAGCCGTCCGGCGGACCGCCCGCGAGTTCGCGGAGAACGAGATCGCCCCCGTTGCCAGACACCACGAGGAGGCCGGCGAGTGGCCCGAGGAGGTGTGGGAGAAGGCCGTCGACGCCGGCCTGGTCGGTGGCACCATCCCCGAGGAGTACGGCGGCGCCGGACTCTCGCAGGTCGAGACCTGCCTGTTCATGGAGGAGATATGCCGCGTCGACGCCGGGATGCTCGCGGCAATCGGTACGGAGTTCGGCACCCGGATGATCCGCGAGTACGGCACCGACGAACAGAAGGAGTGGATCCTCCGCGGCGTCGCCGAGGGCGACCTCATCGGCGCGCTGGGCAACACCGAACCCGATCACGGCTCCGACGCCGCCTCCATCGAGACGACCGCACGGAAGGAGGGAGACGAGTACGTCATCGACGGCGTCAAGACGTTCATCACTCACGGTACAATCGCCGACTACGTGCTGACGATGTGCCGCACCGGCGACGAGGGGCACAGCGGCATCTCCGCGATCATCGTCGAGACCGACCGGGACGGCTTCGAGGTCGAGTCCGAGATTCACAAACTCGGCTGGAACGCCAGCGAGACCGCACAGCTCCGGTACGACGGCGTTCGCGTCCCCGAGGAAAACCTCGTCGGCTACGAGGACGCCGGCTTCTACCAGCTCATGGAGTTCTTCGAGGAGGAGCGGGTCGGCATCGCCGCCCAGGCGCTGGGCATCGCCCAGGGCTGTCTCGAGGAGACGGTCGACTACGTCAAACAGCGCGAGCAGTTCGACCGCGAACTCCGGCAGTTCCAGGCCGTCCAGCACAAGGTCGCCGATATGGCGACGAATGTCGAACTCGCCCGGCGACTGGTCTACGACGCCGCGGCCCGCGTGGACGCCGACGAGAAGCCGACGAAACTCGCCTCGATGGCGAAGCTCTACGCCTCCGAGATCGCCGAGGAGGTCGCAAGCGACGCCATCCAGCTCCACGGCGGTAACGGCTACACCCGGGATTACCCCGTCGAGCGACACTACCGGCACACGAAGATCTACCAGATCGGCGAGGGAGCAAGCGAGATTCAGCGCAACATCATCGCCAAGGAGCTACTCGACCTCTAG